From the Ruminiclostridium josui JCM 17888 genome, one window contains:
- the istA gene encoding IS21 family transposase, with the protein MIKMAQLEDIRKMYFMEDLSIREISRRTGMHRDTISKYISMDEPKPPKYKLTKERSHPVLGPYIPMIKQIIEDDKTRHRKQRHTGTKIFETLKKEGFLGGYNTVMDYLRKEYRKQKEAFLPLEFELGAYAEVDWTEAYFYLKGKETKAHLFVMKLRGSGGFYVRAYPFEKQEAFFDGHIKCFEFMNGVPYKIAYDNLKTAVKKILEGSNREEQEQFIALRTHYLYESSFCRPAKGSDKGGVENAGKEAVRRFFVPYPEVDSFEELNEYLHNECIKILESNPKWEAERAALRPLPTVRFDGARYKEAKVNRYSMVQFETNRYSVPTIYVGEKVTVKATADEVKILYKGTMIASHPRIYGRYQEQIKLDHYLELLLQKSRALGNTKVYKPQMLAPVYEQYRRSLNARSPRGNREFVKILMLHRDYPTALVTEAIEIAMAYNVYSYDGLFNILGQLLVSGNPKTAPVSKDKLQGIPEVVVIPPDLSKYSALMSGGGQ; encoded by the coding sequence ATGATTAAGATGGCACAATTAGAGGATATCAGAAAAATGTACTTCATGGAAGACCTAAGTATCAGGGAAATAAGCCGCAGAACTGGAATGCACAGGGATACGATCTCAAAATATATTTCCATGGATGAACCAAAACCGCCGAAATATAAGTTGACAAAAGAACGTAGCCATCCGGTATTAGGCCCATACATACCAATGATCAAGCAAATAATAGAAGACGATAAAACAAGGCATCGTAAGCAGCGTCACACAGGGACTAAAATATTTGAGACACTTAAAAAAGAAGGCTTCTTGGGCGGATACAATACTGTAATGGATTACCTGAGGAAGGAATACAGAAAGCAAAAGGAAGCTTTCCTGCCATTGGAGTTCGAACTGGGGGCCTATGCAGAAGTGGACTGGACAGAAGCATACTTTTATCTGAAAGGCAAAGAAACCAAGGCACATTTGTTTGTAATGAAGTTGAGAGGATCAGGCGGATTCTACGTAAGAGCATACCCTTTTGAGAAACAGGAAGCATTTTTTGATGGGCATATCAAATGCTTTGAGTTTATGAACGGTGTACCATACAAGATAGCATATGACAATCTAAAAACGGCAGTGAAGAAGATACTCGAAGGCAGCAACAGAGAAGAACAGGAGCAATTTATCGCCTTACGTACCCATTACCTTTATGAATCTTCATTCTGCCGGCCAGCAAAGGGAAGCGATAAAGGCGGTGTGGAGAATGCAGGCAAAGAGGCTGTGCGAAGGTTCTTCGTACCCTACCCTGAGGTTGATTCCTTTGAGGAGTTGAATGAATATCTGCACAACGAATGCATAAAGATTTTGGAAAGTAATCCGAAATGGGAGGCGGAAAGGGCTGCTTTGAGGCCATTACCGACAGTAAGGTTTGATGGCGCGAGGTATAAAGAAGCAAAGGTCAACCGCTATTCTATGGTACAGTTTGAAACTAACCGATACTCTGTTCCCACGATATATGTGGGAGAGAAAGTCACTGTTAAAGCTACAGCAGATGAAGTAAAAATACTATACAAAGGGACAATGATAGCAAGCCATCCAAGGATATACGGACGATACCAGGAGCAGATAAAGCTTGATCACTATCTGGAACTGCTGCTGCAAAAATCACGCGCCCTGGGCAACACAAAAGTATATAAACCTCAGATGCTGGCACCCGTTTATGAGCAGTATCGTCGAAGCTTAAATGCAAGAAGTCCGAGAGGCAACAGGGAATTCGTAAAGATACTTATGCTGCACAGGGATTACCCTACGGCACTGGTGACAGAAGCTATTGAAATAGCTATGGCATACAATGTATACAGTTATGACGGTTTATTTAACATATTAGGACAGCTGCTGGTCTCAGGCAATCCTAAGACGGCTCCTGTCAGCAAAGACAAGCTTCAGGGCATCCCCGAGGTTGTTGTAATACCTCCTGATCTCAGCAAATACAGCGCTCTCATGTCAGGAGGTGGGCAATAA
- a CDS encoding TadE/TadG family type IV pilus assembly protein — protein sequence MKNTKGSITVETSLIFSVVFLMLAAFVYIFVIMYKYVEVQSVADEAAVKGARYYVNQTEENYCSYKLNELYWRIYDSNKNKKVSDISAYVTKILDKSIFPTENKVSVNIYNKILMKKLKIEVHEKYPLPVGNMFDIFGLSPVLNIKAMSNSPLDENAEFIRNMDIVKDIYNCVQNRDTKWIGEDSQIEDIIEKLLKKN from the coding sequence ATGAAAAATACTAAAGGCAGTATTACTGTTGAAACTTCATTGATTTTTTCTGTAGTTTTTCTAATGTTAGCTGCATTTGTGTACATATTTGTTATTATGTATAAATATGTGGAGGTGCAAAGTGTAGCTGATGAAGCTGCAGTAAAGGGAGCTAGGTATTATGTAAATCAGACAGAAGAAAATTACTGCTCATATAAATTAAATGAACTTTATTGGAGAATTTATGATTCGAATAAGAACAAAAAAGTATCAGACATTAGTGCTTATGTAACCAAAATATTAGACAAGTCTATTTTTCCCACTGAAAATAAAGTTTCCGTAAATATATATAACAAAATTCTTATGAAAAAACTAAAAATAGAAGTTCATGAGAAATATCCGCTTCCAGTAGGTAATATGTTTGATATTTTTGGGTTATCTCCGGTACTAAATATTAAAGCTATGTCTAATTCACCATTGGATGAAAATGCAGAATTTATAAGAAACATGGATATTGTGAAAGATATCTATAATTGTGTTCAAAACAGGGATACCAAATGGATTGGAGAGGATTCACAGATAGAAGATATAATCGAAAAACTGTTGAAGAAAAATTAA
- the istB gene encoding IS21-like element ISCth9 family helper ATPase IstB yields the protein MPVNKMLIETYLKKLKMPQVAKTYESLAREAADNNLDYEEYLLCVLEQEVHQRENNRIQRGIRQAGFPVIKTIESFDFLAIPSLNKPRVLKLMQGEYIRRRENVILIGNSGVGKTHIATALGYEACRQGMKVKFYTAAGLINELLAAQQEYRLNKLEKQWLAPQLVILDELGYVPFNKVGAELLFQFCSSRYERGSLIITTNLEFPKWTEVLGDEQMTAALLDRLTHNAHILNINGESYRFKQALSKQANND from the coding sequence ATGCCGGTCAATAAAATGCTTATTGAAACTTACTTGAAGAAGCTAAAAATGCCTCAGGTGGCAAAAACCTATGAATCCCTGGCAAGAGAAGCCGCAGACAACAATCTGGATTATGAAGAATATCTGCTGTGTGTGCTGGAGCAGGAAGTACACCAGCGGGAGAACAACCGGATTCAGAGAGGGATACGACAAGCGGGCTTCCCCGTAATCAAAACGATTGAAAGCTTTGACTTCCTTGCCATACCTTCTTTGAACAAACCACGGGTATTGAAACTCATGCAGGGAGAATATATCCGAAGAAGAGAAAATGTCATTTTGATAGGCAACTCCGGAGTAGGGAAAACCCATATTGCAACTGCGCTCGGTTACGAGGCTTGTCGGCAGGGTATGAAGGTCAAATTCTATACGGCAGCTGGTTTGATAAATGAATTGCTTGCAGCACAGCAGGAATATCGTCTTAACAAGTTAGAAAAGCAATGGCTGGCGCCGCAATTAGTGATCCTTGACGAATTGGGCTATGTGCCCTTCAATAAAGTCGGAGCTGAATTATTGTTCCAGTTCTGCTCCTCCCGATATGAGAGAGGCAGCCTGATCATAACTACAAACTTAGAATTTCCAAAATGGACGGAGGTGTTAGGCGATGAACAAATGACAGCTGCCCTGCTTGACCGCCTGACCCATAATGCACACATACTGAACATCAATGGTGAAAGCTACAGGTTTAAGCAGGCTCTTTCCAAGCAGGCAAATAATGACTGA
- a CDS encoding dockerin type I repeat-containing protein: protein MKFSSENIKKGISLLVCISVFACIFAAAGIRNTSAAITPAFIYGDVNGDRTVDALDLSLLKMYLLGTITTFPSDQGKNAADVDMSGSVDSIDLSMIKKYLLGQGTLPDHDVEDPPVLEPITIPAFSSLQANAKLPDPFMYKTGLKKGTRITSKSQWEQRRYEISQLAQAYEYGVKPDKPESVTASYSSNKITITCKQGGKTISFACSIQYPTTGKAPYPAMIGVNMNNLNTSEILKLGVALITFPADEIAQQVDGSSRGKGKFFDLYGSTYDAGALIAWAWGVDRLIDALEITPAANIDPTKLGVTGGSRNGKGALAIGAFDERIALTIPQESGNGGASGWRTADAQKAAGQNVQTLSQIVGENVWFAKALNQFVNNTTKLPYDHHEIEALCAPRGLLIIENPDFEWLGNQSCWNTATAGRMIYQALGVQDNMGYSSIGGHGHCVLPASQQPEVTAFIQKFLLGQNVSTNVFRSDKTYTFDKARWIDWTVPNLQ, encoded by the coding sequence ATGAAGTTTAGTAGTGAAAATATTAAAAAGGGAATTTCTCTTTTAGTATGTATATCAGTTTTTGCTTGTATTTTTGCAGCTGCAGGAATCAGAAACACATCAGCTGCTATTACACCGGCTTTTATTTACGGTGATGTAAATGGAGATAGAACTGTTGATGCTTTAGACCTTTCATTATTGAAAATGTACTTACTTGGAACAATCACTACTTTCCCGAGTGACCAGGGAAAAAACGCTGCTGATGTTGATATGAGTGGCTCTGTAGATTCAATTGATTTATCAATGATAAAAAAATACTTGTTGGGTCAAGGAACTTTGCCTGATCATGATGTTGAAGATCCTCCTGTTCTTGAACCCATAACAATTCCAGCATTTTCATCTCTGCAGGCCAATGCAAAACTGCCAGATCCATTTATGTATAAGACCGGATTAAAAAAAGGTACTCGTATTACCTCAAAGAGTCAGTGGGAACAGCGCCGATATGAAATAAGTCAATTGGCTCAGGCTTATGAATACGGAGTAAAACCAGATAAGCCAGAATCAGTTACTGCTTCCTATAGCAGCAACAAGATTACTATAACATGCAAACAAGGGGGAAAAACAATATCCTTTGCATGCTCAATACAGTATCCTACTACAGGAAAGGCACCGTATCCAGCAATGATAGGTGTAAACATGAATAATCTGAATACCAGTGAAATACTTAAACTGGGAGTTGCGTTAATTACTTTCCCCGCTGATGAAATTGCACAGCAGGTTGACGGAAGCTCAAGAGGAAAAGGAAAGTTTTTTGACCTTTACGGAAGTACATATGATGCAGGAGCATTGATTGCATGGGCTTGGGGTGTTGACCGCCTTATTGATGCACTTGAAATAACACCTGCAGCAAATATAGACCCGACCAAATTAGGTGTAACAGGAGGGTCACGTAATGGAAAGGGCGCTCTTGCAATTGGTGCATTTGATGAAAGAATAGCTCTCACAATTCCTCAGGAATCAGGAAATGGGGGAGCTTCGGGTTGGAGAACAGCTGATGCTCAGAAGGCAGCTGGACAGAACGTTCAGACACTTTCACAAATTGTCGGTGAAAACGTTTGGTTTGCAAAGGCTTTAAATCAATTTGTTAACAATACAACAAAACTTCCTTATGACCATCATGAAATAGAAGCTTTGTGTGCTCCGCGTGGATTGCTAATAATAGAAAATCCTGATTTTGAGTGGTTGGGCAATCAAAGCTGCTGGAATACGGCAACAGCAGGACGCATGATTTATCAGGCACTCGGGGTGCAGGATAATATGGGTTACTCATCAATAGGAGGACATGGCCATTGTGTATTACCTGCATCACAGCAACCAGAAGTAACCGCATTTATTCAGAAATTTCTGCTGGGACAGAATGTAAGTACTAATGTATTCAGGTCAGACAAAACTTATACTTTTGACAAGGCAAGATGGATTGATTGGACTGTACCAAATCTCCAATAA
- a CDS encoding Flp1 family type IVb pilin, with the protein MIAELKRFIKEEDGMGTVEVIIIIAVLVGVALLFRKQLITFVNGIIKNLFPDASKLENNRNGADIKLVG; encoded by the coding sequence ATGATTGCAGAATTAAAAAGGTTTATAAAAGAAGAAGACGGTATGGGAACGGTTGAAGTTATTATTATAATCGCTGTTCTTGTGGGTGTTGCTCTGCTTTTTAGAAAGCAGCTGATTACTTTTGTAAATGGTATAATAAAAAATCTTTTTCCGGATGCAAGCAAGCTTGAGAATAATAGGAATGGCGCTGATATTAAGCTTGTAGGTTAG
- a CDS encoding DUF5702 domain-containing protein yields the protein MVGHHKTKGTITIFLSIVLSAVFLVIGTFTDGARLRLAHSHVQRSNKSALSSVLANYKNELKDEYGLFGVYIDEDSLEETFEEYFSKNLGIVGEGNSMYDFIIDDINLDSTYSLEDKDVFEKQILEFMKYRAPYKLATELIEKVKGIDNISKGSKIYTQKIKTDKQAAEIGEIQLLLESKTKRINELNLPNQLSIYKNDLESQNTLLNEKNKSLQNLQIAFNVETDKKQKQDIENLIKNIREEIQSISIAKDNIKNSILKCISEFKTLNSDAVSEADAIITKKKVLVDRINQESKQLEKSEDEVLELQNSYKNSIDYIKRMVEQDNSEMLLESFYQNIENCNKIINSTNKEDELLKSLDKFSTINIAKYTYGKEQAAYSKDEDNREIASKALKVAFEIDKDFKKIPYDQLEYLPSQKSGFKEEGQARTWDSMDFEDESCGVDNLNYITDKDNFFSNIVSKISEELFLNEYIMGTFKHGVPILKGQTEKDAYNLRSKDKSKRTSFFRIFEVEYIINGHRDEAVNSMLTKSEIMAIRLIANVLHIYTDNSKSTRVTALAAALSSWCAGLSTPFIQTMLTLSWATFESLYDINLLEKGGKVPLFKTNNQWITDISGAVIKKEVNKADNDTLCLSYHDYLKIFLVAMNKDKKLSRVQDIVKLNTSVKNPGFLLNDCKVFIKADTKVSIKNLFLAFPMFTADTRRNISRTYISESMYLGY from the coding sequence ATGGTGGGACATCATAAAACTAAAGGTACAATAACAATATTCTTAAGCATAGTTTTGTCTGCTGTATTTCTGGTTATTGGAACTTTTACTGATGGAGCCAGACTCAGGCTTGCTCATTCACATGTGCAAAGGTCAAATAAATCTGCCCTTTCCTCAGTGCTTGCAAATTATAAGAATGAATTAAAAGATGAGTATGGACTTTTTGGAGTTTATATTGATGAGGATTCACTAGAGGAAACTTTTGAAGAGTATTTCAGTAAAAACCTTGGAATTGTTGGTGAAGGTAACTCTATGTACGACTTTATTATAGATGATATTAATCTTGATAGTACATACAGTCTTGAGGATAAAGACGTGTTTGAAAAGCAAATACTTGAGTTCATGAAGTACAGGGCACCATACAAACTGGCCACTGAACTTATTGAAAAGGTAAAGGGAATCGACAATATTTCAAAAGGCTCAAAAATATACACTCAGAAAATAAAGACAGACAAGCAAGCAGCAGAAATAGGAGAAATTCAGCTTTTACTTGAGAGCAAAACAAAGAGAATAAATGAATTAAATTTACCGAACCAATTATCAATTTATAAAAATGATTTAGAAAGTCAAAATACACTTCTAAATGAAAAAAATAAAAGTTTACAAAATCTCCAAATTGCTTTTAATGTTGAAACAGATAAAAAGCAAAAACAAGATATAGAAAATTTAATCAAAAATATACGGGAGGAAATCCAAAGTATAAGTATTGCAAAGGATAATATAAAAAACAGTATTCTTAAGTGTATTAGTGAATTCAAAACATTAAATTCAGATGCCGTTTCAGAAGCGGATGCTATTATAACTAAGAAAAAAGTACTTGTGGACAGGATTAACCAGGAATCAAAACAACTGGAAAAAAGTGAGGATGAAGTACTTGAACTACAAAATTCCTATAAAAACAGCATTGACTATATAAAAAGAATGGTTGAACAAGATAATTCAGAGATGCTGCTGGAGAGTTTCTATCAAAATATTGAAAATTGCAATAAAATAATAAACTCTACGAATAAAGAGGATGAACTTCTAAAATCCCTTGATAAATTCTCAACAATAAACATTGCAAAATACACATATGGTAAAGAACAAGCTGCTTATTCAAAAGATGAAGACAACCGAGAAATAGCTTCTAAAGCACTAAAGGTTGCATTTGAAATAGATAAAGATTTCAAAAAAATACCATATGACCAACTAGAGTACCTTCCATCCCAAAAATCCGGTTTCAAAGAAGAAGGGCAAGCTCGGACATGGGACAGCATGGACTTTGAAGATGAAAGCTGTGGAGTAGATAATTTAAACTATATTACAGATAAAGATAATTTTTTTAGTAACATAGTTAGTAAAATATCTGAAGAACTTTTCTTGAACGAATACATTATGGGAACATTTAAACATGGTGTACCCATATTAAAAGGTCAGACTGAGAAAGATGCTTATAATTTAAGATCAAAAGATAAATCAAAAAGAACATCATTTTTTAGAATTTTTGAGGTAGAGTACATAATAAACGGTCATAGAGATGAAGCTGTAAATTCAATGTTAACAAAATCAGAAATAATGGCAATAAGATTAATTGCAAATGTCTTGCATATATATACTGACAATTCAAAATCTACAAGGGTTACAGCTCTTGCAGCAGCATTAAGCTCTTGGTGTGCCGGTCTGTCAACACCGTTTATTCAAACAATGCTTACTCTGTCATGGGCTACTTTTGAGTCTTTGTATGATATTAACTTACTTGAAAAAGGAGGAAAAGTTCCATTGTTTAAGACAAATAATCAATGGATAACGGACATTTCCGGAGCTGTTATAAAAAAAGAAGTGAATAAAGCTGACAATGATACCTTGTGCCTTAGTTATCATGATTACTTAAAAATATTTCTTGTGGCTATGAATAAGGATAAAAAGCTTTCAAGAGTACAGGATATTGTTAAGCTAAACACAAGTGTTAAAAATCCGGGTTTTCTTTTAAATGATTGCAAAGTTTTCATAAAAGCTGATACTAAAGTTTCAATAAAAAATCTATTTTTAGCATTTCCAATGTTTACTGCTGATACCAGAAGAAATATTAGTAGAACTTATATTAGTGAAAGTATGTATCTTGGATACTAA
- a CDS encoding type II secretion system F family protein, with the protein MVNYNEYSIPLKMKLLYALSAVAVVFAISYMFYRSVIISIIISPLGIFYLKYKRKQIIHKRKRELNLQFKDLLISLSSSLSAGKPLEKSFVGALSDLYVLYPSDDAYIVQESKIIINKLSLNVSIEDAISDFADRSDIDDIKNFSDVIIICKRTGGNLIEAIKNSSRIISEKIEMKQEIETLLSSRKFEQKILNIMPIAMIFVLSITATEYIKPVFTTVTGRISVTLCLILLISAYLISNKIMNIKL; encoded by the coding sequence TTGGTTAACTATAATGAATATTCGATTCCATTGAAAATGAAATTATTATATGCACTATCAGCTGTAGCTGTTGTATTTGCTATTTCTTATATGTTTTACAGGAGTGTTATCATTTCAATTATAATAAGCCCATTAGGTATATTTTATTTAAAATACAAAAGAAAACAGATAATACATAAAAGAAAAAGAGAACTTAATTTACAATTCAAAGATTTACTCATATCCCTATCATCTTCTTTGTCAGCGGGAAAACCCTTGGAAAAGTCTTTTGTAGGAGCTCTTTCAGACCTCTATGTTTTATATCCCAGCGATGATGCATATATAGTCCAGGAATCAAAAATTATTATTAATAAACTGTCACTGAATGTGAGTATCGAAGATGCAATTTCAGATTTTGCAGACCGCTCTGACATAGATGACATAAAAAATTTCTCGGATGTAATTATAATATGTAAACGGACTGGTGGAAATCTGATTGAAGCAATTAAGAATTCATCAAGAATAATAAGTGAAAAAATTGAAATGAAACAGGAAATTGAAACATTACTTTCATCCAGAAAATTTGAACAGAAAATTCTAAATATTATGCCAATTGCAATGATTTTTGTTTTGTCAATAACTGCAACAGAGTATATAAAGCCAGTATTTACTACTGTTACAGGCCGGATATCAGTAACATTGTGCTTGATTCTTCTTATATCTGCATATTTGATTTCAAATAAAATAATGAATATAAAATTGTGA
- a CDS encoding AAA family ATPase codes for MPLIKILIIDEDHEYSISLCNFLTHSYSETFAVYYCKDLSDINNSIKKTEPNIILSSEKYYSEIKKYTNINLILLSSLKNPETTIKTDYIFKYKDVNQIAAEVINIHTATGNKTYSNQGKNTKVVSVFSAAGNVGKTSLALAVSSICSFTGLSVFYLNLEQFQSTSIFFNNNNQYSFSDIIYFAKEKDKNLVTKIPVICSKENDSGVHYFSQTNNVFDIKEMLPEDIDFIVTAIMDCGYYDIVMIDMDSQLNENTMKVFEKSDEILYVITNEESCLHKTRLFIDSIDLLSKSFKNKAYLKNKIKYIANKVSQQALLSDKFYLEQELMSQIVYDSNFPSLNDLSKFNGGSAMILNSYSEIAGRYIKNNMEGTV; via the coding sequence ATGCCACTCATAAAAATCTTAATTATTGATGAGGACCATGAGTATTCAATTAGTTTATGTAATTTTCTTACTCATAGTTACTCAGAAACCTTTGCGGTATATTACTGTAAAGACCTCAGCGACATTAATAATAGTATAAAAAAGACTGAGCCCAATATTATACTTTCTTCAGAAAAATACTACAGTGAGATAAAAAAATATACTAATATTAATTTAATTCTATTATCTTCTTTGAAAAATCCCGAAACAACAATAAAAACCGATTACATATTCAAATACAAAGATGTCAATCAAATTGCTGCTGAAGTAATAAATATACATACAGCAACAGGAAATAAGACATATAGTAACCAAGGAAAGAATACCAAAGTGGTTTCGGTTTTTTCAGCTGCCGGAAATGTAGGCAAAACTTCATTGGCATTAGCAGTTAGCAGTATATGTTCATTCACCGGTTTATCAGTCTTTTATCTGAATCTGGAGCAATTCCAATCAACCAGTATCTTTTTTAACAATAATAATCAATATTCATTTTCTGATATTATATATTTTGCAAAGGAAAAAGATAAAAACCTTGTAACAAAAATTCCTGTTATCTGTTCCAAAGAAAATGATTCGGGTGTTCATTATTTTAGTCAGACAAATAATGTATTTGACATAAAAGAAATGCTGCCGGAAGATATTGACTTTATTGTTACTGCTATTATGGACTGTGGATATTATGACATTGTCATGATAGATATGGATTCACAACTTAATGAAAATACAATGAAAGTTTTTGAAAAATCCGATGAAATTTTGTATGTTATAACAAATGAAGAAAGTTGTTTACATAAAACAAGATTGTTTATTGACAGCATAGATTTACTTTCAAAGAGCTTTAAAAATAAAGCTTATTTGAAAAATAAAATAAAATATATAGCAAACAAAGTATCTCAACAGGCTCTCCTGTCTGACAAATTCTATCTTGAGCAGGAGCTCATGTCTCAAATTGTCTATGATTCCAATTTTCCTTCTCTAAATGATCTTTCCAAATTTAATGGGGGGTCTGCAATGATACTTAACTCGTACAGTGAAATAGCGGGTAGATATATTAAAAATAACATGGAGGGTACGGTGTGA
- a CDS encoding type II secretion system F family protein: MTLTYDRRTIGSISEIYGQEYSAFYIRIFHAKKVVLLTLIVPGELLVGILSDYQAVFNVYIILLFGILIFLDDIRLSRQVKKRRLEIQLEFPNFINKLTLLLNAGLTISKAWEKISLDSKKDCTFYKEVEKTVSQLKTGVSESEAFGEFAKRLKAPEISRVMSTIIQNTKKGGKDLVLTLKLQSNESWEIRKNAVRRLGEEASTKLLFPMMIMFFAIIIIVVTPSLISMQGISNF, encoded by the coding sequence TTGACATTAACATATGACAGAAGGACAATAGGAAGTATTAGTGAAATTTATGGGCAGGAATATTCTGCATTTTATATACGAATATTTCACGCAAAGAAAGTTGTACTTTTGACTTTGATTGTTCCCGGTGAATTACTTGTAGGAATTTTATCTGATTATCAGGCTGTATTTAATGTATACATAATTCTTTTATTCGGAATATTGATATTTCTGGATGATATCAGACTTAGCCGTCAGGTAAAAAAACGCCGTCTGGAAATACAGCTGGAGTTTCCTAATTTCATAAATAAACTTACATTATTACTTAATGCAGGACTGACAATATCAAAAGCCTGGGAAAAAATTTCTTTGGACAGCAAAAAGGATTGCACTTTTTATAAGGAAGTAGAAAAAACTGTTTCCCAGCTTAAAACAGGTGTAAGCGAATCAGAAGCGTTTGGAGAATTTGCAAAAAGACTAAAAGCACCTGAAATATCTAGAGTTATGTCGACAATTATTCAGAATACTAAAAAAGGAGGGAAGGATCTTGTATTGACATTAAAGCTTCAGTCAAATGAAAGCTGGGAAATACGAAAAAATGCAGTAAGAAGACTTGGTGAAGAGGCCTCTACAAAGCTTCTTTTTCCAATGATGATTATGTTTTTTGCAATAATTATCATTGTAGTTACGCCTTCATTAATATCTATGCAGGGTATATCAAATTTCTAG
- a CDS encoding CpaF family protein, producing the protein MKQELINEIKATINENIDLNRNFTDHEINELVVRTVLDKSKQVFLNNVEKKQIIESVFNSLRRLDILQPILEDNQVTEIMINGPNNIFVEKEGKIKRLEIAFESQQKLEDIIQIMVTAVNRTVNESNPIVDARLKDGSRLNVVLPPIALNGPIVTIRKFPGKPIDMERLIELESLTREAAEALKMLVMAKYNIFVAGGTGSGKTTFLNALSNFIPTDERIITIEDSAELQITNIANLVSLETRNANVEGRGEITIKNLIKTALRMRPNRIIVGEVRGEEAIDMLAAMNTGHDGSLSTGHANSTQDMFSRLETMILSTATLPLEAVRKQIASAIDIIIFLSRLRDGSRRTMEISEVLEIEDGLIKLNPLFIFEETIQKEQQNLNNVFGSLKRTLNPLINKHKMINSGIYDDF; encoded by the coding sequence GTGAAGCAGGAACTCATCAATGAAATAAAAGCTACAATTAATGAAAATATTGACTTAAATAGGAATTTCACAGATCACGAAATTAATGAGTTGGTAGTTCGTACTGTATTGGATAAATCAAAACAAGTTTTTCTTAATAACGTTGAAAAAAAGCAAATAATAGAATCTGTTTTTAACTCTCTTCGCAGACTTGATATATTACAGCCCATTCTAGAGGACAATCAGGTAACAGAAATAATGATTAATGGTCCTAACAATATATTTGTTGAAAAGGAAGGAAAAATCAAACGTCTTGAAATTGCCTTTGAATCTCAGCAAAAGTTGGAAGACATTATACAGATAATGGTGACAGCGGTAAACAGAACAGTTAACGAATCAAATCCTATTGTTGATGCAAGATTAAAGGATGGCTCAAGGCTTAACGTAGTGCTTCCTCCTATTGCATTGAATGGCCCTATTGTAACTATAAGAAAATTCCCGGGGAAACCCATTGACATGGAAAGACTGATTGAATTAGAATCCTTGACTCGTGAGGCTGCAGAGGCACTAAAAATGCTGGTTATGGCAAAATATAATATATTTGTAGCAGGTGGTACTGGTTCGGGAAAGACAACCTTCCTCAATGCACTTTCAAACTTTATTCCCACAGATGAAAGAATAATAACTATAGAAGATTCTGCAGAACTTCAAATAACAAATATAGCAAATCTTGTAAGTCTTGAAACCAGAAATGCCAATGTAGAAGGAAGAGGAGAAATAACCATCAAAAACCTTATAAAAACAGCCTTAAGAATGAGGCCAAATCGAATAATTGTTGGAGAGGTCAGGGGTGAAGAAGCAATAGATATGCTAGCTGCAATGAATACGGGACATGACGGATCACTTAGCACAGGGCATGCTAATTCTACTCAAGATATGTTTTCACGACTGGAAACAATGATTCTAAGTACTGCAACTTTGCCACTTGAGGCTGTGAGAAAACAGATAGCTTCGGCGATAGATATAATCATATTTCTTTCAAGGCTAAGGGACGGCTCCAGACGTACAATGGAGATTTCAGAAGTATTGGAAATAGAAGATGGATTGATAAAATTAAATCCGCTTTTTATATTTGAAGAAACAATTCAAAAAGAGCAGCAAAACCTTAATAATGTGTTTGGAAGCTTAAAAAGAACATTAAATCCATTAATAAATAAACATAAAATGATAAATTCGGGGATTTATGATGATTTTTAG